CGACCGCCTGCGCGCGAAATCCCTCCGGTGGCTCTTCGAGCAGGTTCGCGAGGGTTTCGCTCCAGACAAGAAGGCGGCCATCGCCCAATGGATCGACACCGTGTAGCGCTCCGCCGCGAATGCTCCGCCGATCGCCCGGAGCGGCTTCCCCGAGGCGCGGTCACGCCTGCTTCGCCCGGATTGTCCGCGCAAGCCTGCACGCGAAACGACCGCCCCGAAGGGTCTCTGGCCCGGACACCGCCGCACTCTACGGAAGCCCCCACCCGGCAGGCCCCCGGGATCACCAGGGACGCGCCGAGGGCGTCGGTCCCGTGCGACACCCTTGACAGAATCGGCGTTTAGCGCTCTTAGTTGTTGCGGATATTAACGAGTTCAGAATGGCAGCGGTTTTTCAGGGCGTAGACGCCATCATCGCGGGGAGGCATCCCCATCTTGGAGCGGCTCCGGCATCGGCTGGGAGGCGGCGTGTTGTCGTGCGCCAAGCCGCCAGCTTGAAGCTAGGAGGCTTACCGTGTTTCGCAGGATCAAAAGCATCAACACCGTCATTTCCATCATCCTGACCGTTCTGTTGCTGGCGGGCATCGGCGCCATGGTCGCCGGGGTTTCGGCATCGGTATATTCCAGCACCTTCGACATCCAGACCGGCGGCATGCGCGAATCGGCCCGCGCGCTCCTCTCGGAGACCGACGAATACATCGATTCCTGCCTCGCCGTCGTGCGCACCCTGGCGCAGCAGGAGCAGGTGCGTGAACTGCTCTCCGGGAACCAAGCCCTGCACGGCACGGTGAAAGACCAGCTCGGCGCCTCCTTGAAGGCGCGGCCGAACCTCAACAGCGTTTTCCTCATCGACGCCAGCGGCAAAACCGTGGCCGGACAGACCGCCCAGGGCGGCTCCATGGACGAAACCGACCTCTCCGGCAGGCCCTACTGGACGGAAGTGCTCCAGGGCCGGGAATCACTCGGCCGCCAGATCAGCAAGGGGGCGTCCACGGGCGTGCTGGTCTTTACCGTGGTCGTCCCCGTGAAGGACGCCAACGGCCGGGTCATCGGCGGCGCGGGCCTGGCAGTGAACTGGTCGCGCTTCATGGAACGCTACATCCTGCCGGTGAAGATCGGCAGCCAGGGCTACGCCTACATCCTGGACGACAAAGGCGCGATCATCGCCCATCCGGACCAGGCCAGCGTCCTTCGCGACGTCTCCGATCTCGGCTTCGTGCGCGATACGCTGGCGCGCAAGAACGGCGTGATGCGCTACGAATACAAGGGCGTGGAAAAGGTGCAGGCCTTCGCCCAGGTTGAGCGCACCGGCTGGATCGTGTGCGTCAACGCCACCGAGGAGGACCTTGCCGCTCCGGCCGTCCGGCTGCGCAACGCCCTCATCCTGGGCGGCTTCACGGGCTTCGCCGCGCTTCTTGTCCTGATCCTCCTGCTCATGCGGCGTCTCGTGATCCGGCCCTTGCAGAACGTGCAGGCCTTCACGGGCCGCATCGCCCAGGGCGACTATGCGGCGACGCTCCAGGGCTCCTTCCGCTACGAACTGGGCGATCTCGCCCGCGACATCACCCGCATGACCGGAGAACTCAAGGACAAGCTCAGCTTCTCCCAGGGAGTGCTCCAGGGCATCGCCTCGCCCTTCTTCATCGGCGACAAGGACTGCAAGCTCGCCTACGCCAACAAGCCCCTGCTCGACCTCATGGACCGCCCCGGCGACGCCGAAAGCTACCGCGGCCGCAACCTGGCCGAATTCCTTTTCGGAGATCCGAACCGCGACACCATCACCGCGCGCACGCTGCGCGAGAACAAGGTGTTCAACGACGTGGACGCCGATCTCGTCCTCCACAACGGCAAGAAGCTCCACGTGCGCGTGGACAGCGCGCCCCTCTACGACCTGGACCGCCAGGTGAGCGGCGTCATCACCTCCCTCATGGACGTGACCAGCCTCAAGGACCAGCAGGAACGCATCGCCCGGCAGAACGAACGCATCACCGAGGCGGCCCACACCTCGCAGACCGTCTCCGGGGCCATGACGCAATCCACCGAGGGCCTTGCGGCCCAGATCGAACAGTCCAGCAAGGGCGCGCGGCTCCAGTCCGCGCGCATGGCCGAAACGGCCGCCGCCATGCAGCAGATGAACGCCACGGTGCTCGAAGTGGCCCGAAACGCCTCGCAGGCCTCCGAGACATCGGGGAGGGCGCGCGGACAGGCCGAGGCTGGGGCCAAGGTGGTGGGCCGAGTCATCGAATTCATCGCCCAGGTAAAGCTGAACGCCCACCAGTCCCGCGAGGACATGGGCATGCTGGGCGATCGGGCCCAGGGCATCGGACAGGTGCTGGACGTCATCTCGGACATCGCCGACCAGACCAACCTCCTGGCCCTTAACGCGGCCATCGAGGCCGCCCGCGCCGGAGAAGCTGGCCGGGGCTTCGCGGTGGTGGCCGACGAGGTGCGCAAACTCGCCGAAAAGACCATGACCGCCACCAGGGACGTGGGCGAGGCCATCCGCAGCATCCAGGAAGGCGCGCGCAAGAACCGCGACAACGTGGAACTGGCCGTGAACGCCAGCGAACAGGCCACCGCCCTTGCCGGACAGTCCGGCGAGGCCCTGGCCGAGATCGTGCGGCTCGTTGAACTGGCGGCCGATCAGGTTCGCTCCATCGCCACGGCCTCGGAGGAACAGTCCGCCGCGTCGGAGGAGATCCACCGCTCCGTGGAGGAGGTCAACCGCATCTCCGAGGAGACCGCCGCCTCCATGGACGAGGCGGCCCAGTCCGTGCGCGACCTGGCCGGACAGGCGAGAAGCCTGCTGGAGATGATCGCCTCCATGCAGGGCGGCGAGCCCGACGCCCGCAAGGCCCTGGCGGCAGGGACTCCCCGCTCCCTGGGTCGCTGAAGGCGCGGTCGGCGCTCCCGGGCCTGCCCGACGGGCCACGCGAAACTCCCGGGGGCTCGGCCCCGGGAGGCCCGGAAGCCTGCGCCGGTCATTGACGGCGAACCCAGCCGGCCCTAGGCTGTCCTCTTTGCGCCAACCCCAGCCAGCGAGTATCCCATGTCCCTCATCGACCGAATCGCCACCTGTTTCGCATCCCTCGGCCCCCTTGGCCGCCTGCCGGCCTCGGGCACCTGGGGCTCCGCCGCCGCCGCGCTGACCGCCCCGGTGTTCTTCATGCCCGCGCCCTGGGCCGTGCGTCTGCTGGTGCTGGCCCTGGTGTTCGTGGGCGGCGGCCTGGCCTGCGACATCGTGGAGCGCAACACCGGCATCAAGGACCCCGGCCTGTGCATCATCGACGAAGTGCTCGGCCAGTGGATCACCTACCTGCCGTTCGCCGCGCTCACGCCCTGGCAGCTTTTCTGGGGCTTCCTGCTCTTCCGCGTGTTCGACATTCTCAAGCCCGCGCCCGTGCGCGCCTCGGAGTGCTGGATGCCCGGCGGTTACGGCGTGATGCTCGACGACGCCCTGGCGGGCGTCTACGCGGCCATGGCCCTGGGCCTGCTCCTTGCCCTCGGGCTTTAGCCGCGGCGCGGGGCGTCCCTGGAAGCGGCCGGGCCATCCCGGAGATCCGGCGCGACCCGTCGCTCAACTGCCCGCCAAAAAAGCCAGGCCCGCGCGGCGTCATCGTCCGCGCGGGCCTGGCCATTCACCGCATGCCGGATCGTCCGCTCGCGCAGGCCGCAAGCGGTTTCGGTCGACGGGGCCGAAGGCGTCAGGCGCGCTTGCTGCCCTCGCGCTTCTTGGCTTCCTCGAAATCGAGCTTGAGCATGCTGCGCTTTTTCTCGCGCGTCTGAAAGGTGAGCCTGGCCCCCAGGTAGAAGCAGACCAGGATCACGACGCCCCAGAAGATGTATGCGTTCACGCTGCCGACCTTCCCTGCCCCCATGGGGCTCCACTCTTCGATGTCGAGACGCCTCTCGCGGGCGCGCGCTCATCGTCTATGCGCTCCGCCAGGGGCGCGGTCAAGGCGCGCCAACGAAAAACGGGCGCGGTGAGCACACCGCGCCCGCACCATGCGTCCGGCGGCCGATGATTATTCGCAGACCCCGCTCTTGCGGGCGTTTTCCATCATTTCACAATCGCCCTTTTCGCAGGCGGCCTTGAAGTCCGCGCACATCTTATCGGGCTGGTTGAGCTTCAGATAGGCCGAGCCGCGCCCCTTGTAGACCTCGGCGTCGGTGTAACCCATCTGGATGGCCTTGTCGTAGTCCTGGATGGCCCGCGTGAAGTTGGCCAGCTTGTAGTAGGTGTGGCCGCGCATCACCACGGTGAGGGCGTCCTGCCCGTTGAGCGCGAGACATTTGTTGTAGTCGTCCAGGGCCTTGTCGAGGTTGTTGAGCATGAAGTTGGCGTGCCCGCGCCCGGCGAAAAAGCTGGGATTCTTGGAATCGAGCTTGATGGCCTGGTCGAACTGGCTCAGTGCCTGTCCGTAATTGTTCTGGCGGCCCAGTTCCATGCCTTTTTCGTAGAGTTCCTGGGCGACGCCTCCGCCCGGCTCTTTGGCCGGAGCGGGCGTGCCCGCCGACGGCGCGGCGGGGGGAGGAGTCTTGCGCAAAGCCTCATCGGCCTTGCGCTCGGCCTCGGCATTGGACTGCACGAATGCCGGATTCTTCTTGTGGCGGCGCGACTCCTTCTTGGACTTGGAGGACTTGGACGAGCCGCTTTTGGCCTCCTGCTTGCCCTTGACGTCGGCGGTCTTGCCGGATTTGGCGTCCTGACCTTTGGCCGGGGGAGCCGTCTTTGCATCGGCCTTCTTCCCCGCCGCCTTGGCGTCCGCCTTCTTGTCCTGGGACTTGGAGGCCGGGGCCTTCGCGGACTTGTCGCTCTTCTGTTCCTTCTTGGCCGGTTCCGCCCGAACTGCGGAGATGCCGACGCAAAGCGGCATGGCCGCCAACACAACAATAAGATAGATGATGTATTTCAAGCGCATGAGTCTATCCAGCTTCCTTGCGGCCACCTTGTGGCCGTTGCAGACACTAGCCGCTCGACGCCTGAGCGACAAGAGGCGCGGCCCCCTGGAATCATGAAGATTAGTTCATGTTGCCGGGGGCGGTTGGCAAGCCCTGCAGAACGTGGACGTGCGCCCGGCCACGCGGGCGGACTCCATGGCGCGGGCGCAGCGCGGACAGGGCTGCCCGGCCCGGCCGTACGCCTGGAAGGACCACTGGAAAGACCCCTCGACCCCATGGGCCGTGCGGTAGTCCCGGATGGTGCTGCCCCCGGCCTCGATGGCCCGCTGGAGCACCTCCTGGAGCGCGGCCAGCAGGGCTTCGAGCTTCCCGGGCGCGATGCGGTCCGCCGGGGTTTCCGGGTGGATGCCCGCCCGGAAGAGGGCCTCGTCGGCGTAGATGTTGCCCACGCCCGCCAGGACGTGCTGGTCCAGGAGCAGGGCCTTGATGCGTCCGGCGCGTCCGGCCAGGGCCTGGCGGAAGGCTTCCGGGGCGAGGCCGATGGGCTCGGGGCCGAGGTCGCGCACGAAGCCCCAGCCCTCCAGTTCGCCCGGGCCGAAGGCGCGGCAGGAGCCGAAGCGGCGCATGTCCTGGAAGTGGATGGCCCGGCCGTCGTCCAGGGGCACGAGCAGGCGCAGGTGACGGTGGGGCTGGGCATCGGGCCGGGCCACGAAGACGCGACCCGTCATGCGCAGGTGGAAGGCCAGGCAGCCGCCGTTCTCGAGTTCGAGCAGCAGGAGTTTGCCGCGACGCCCTGTCCCGGTGAAGGCCAGCCCCGTACAGTCCTTGAGGAAGGCCTCCGGGTCGCCGGGGAAGGCGCGGCGATCCAGCACGTCCAGGCCCGCCACGCGCCGCCCGGCAAGAAGGGGCGCGAGCCCCCTGGCGATGGTCTCCACCTCGGGGAGTTCGGGCATCAGGAGTCCGTCTTGGCCTGGGGCAGGGGCACCACGATTTCCACGGCGCGGCCTTCGCGCAGCACCTCCAGGCGCAGGGGGTCGCCCCGGCGCATGGCCTCGATGCCCGCCTCGTGCAGGTCCTTGATGTCCTTGAGGGGGCGTTCGCCAGCCCTTGAGAGCACGTCGCCGGGCAGGACGCCCGCGGCCTGGGCCCGGGAGCCCTCCTCCACGCGCTCCACGCGCGGCACGCCCTCGCGCGTTTCCAGGAGGATGCCCAGGCGGGGCCTTTTGGGCTCGGGGCAGTAGTAGAAAGCGTTGGCCATTGCGGGATCGGGGGTCTCTCCGCCGCGCCAGGGCATCACGAGCAGGCGCTGCCCCTCGGGATCGAAGGCGGCCAACCGTGAAGCGATGCCCCAGCCGTACTCGACGTGGCCGCCCCCGGCCACCACGGCCACGGGCCTGCGCCAGGCCACGCGGGCCTCCACGGCGCGGCGCGCCATGGTGGTGTCCCAGAGGGACTGCACGTCCACGAAGCTCTTCCAGAGGGCCTTTTGCGAGGCGCCCTTGCGGGGCTGGTGGGCCTCGAAGACCTCCTGCAGGCTCTTGAGCTGTTCGGGGGGCGGCGGCACGAGACGCGCGGGCAGCCCGAGGCGTTCCATGATGGAGAGGCTTTTGAGCCCCGTGCGCCCCACCTTGCGGGCTGTCTCCCGGGGGGCGTTGAGGGCGAAGAGCGGCAGCTTCATGGCCTGGGCCACCTCGAAGATGGGGCGATAGGCCGCGAAGGGGAAGCCCCAGGTCTTGTCCCACTCCAGCTCGGCCTCAAGCTCGTCAACGCCGATGAGGCCGTAGTTGAAGCGGTCCAGGACGATCTGGCGGTCCAGGCTGACCATCTCCAACCCCACCACGGGGGGGGTGCCGGCCAGGGCCATGAGCTCGATGATCCGGGCCTGCGCCTGATGATCGCAGGCCGAGGCGTGGGATTCGCCAAGAAGCACGTAGGCGGAGCACACGGCCTGGGCGGCCAGCCAGGCGGGGTCGAGGGCCTCGCCCGAGGCGCTGGCGAACTGTCCGGGCTGGACGGGCTGGGCCTGGCTCTGTTCGGGCGCGGGGTCCACGTCGGGAGGCCTTTGCTTGCAGCCCGGCGCGGCCGAGAGAAGGCAGGCCACTGCCAGGGCGGCCAGCAGGGAGCGGGCCGGGCCGCGACGCCCCGGGGGGGGCGTCGCGGCCTGGAGGGATGGTCGGGGGGTCAATCCCACTTGCGCTTGTCCTCGATGGGCCTGATCTGGGCCGGCAGGGTGCCGGGGGCCAGGATCTTCAGCTCGGGGCGCAGCTTGATCTTCTCGCGGAACATGTGCAGCAACTCGTCCTCGCGCTTGAAGTTGGAGGCCTCGATCATGAGCGTCATTTCGTCGATGCCGCCCGGGTTGGTGACCTCGATCTGCCAGCGCTTGATCTCTTCGAAGCGGGCGATGACCTGCTCCACCTGGTGGGGGTAGACGAACATGCCCTTGATGCGGGCGGTGGTGTCCACGCGGCCCACGATGTTGCCCAGGCGCGGGGAGGTGCGCCCGCAGGAGCAGGGAGCGCGGTCGATGTAGGAGAGGTCGCCCGTGGCCAGACGGATGAGCGGGTATGTCTTGTTGAAGGCCGTCACCACGATCTCGCCCACCTCGCCGTCCTTCAAGGGGATGCCGGTGTCGGGGTGGCAGATTTCCACGAAGGCGCGGTTGGCTATGTGCAGGCCGTTCTTCTGGAAGCACTCGTAGCCGATGCAGCCCACGTCGGCGGTGCCGTAACCCTGGCGCATGATGAGGTCGAACTTCTTCTCCAGGTTGGCGCGCATCTTCTCGGAGAATTTCTCGCCCGTGACGAAGGCCACTTCCAGGAAGAGGTCCTTGCGCAGGTTCAGCCCCGACTCCTCGCCCTTCTGGGCCAGGTGCATCAGGTAGCTGGGCGTGCCCACGAAGCCGGTGATGCGCAGCTTCTGCATCACCTCCAGCTGGGTGGCGGTGTTGCCGGGGCCTGCGGGCATCACGGCGCAGCCCAGGTTCTTGAGGGGCTCCTCGAACATGAGGCCCGTGGGCGAGAGGTGATAGTTGAAGGTGCACTGCACCACGTCGCCGGAGCGGAACCCCGTGGCGTAGAAGCCTTCGGTCCAGCCCCAGTAGTCGTCCTCGCGGTCCTCGGGGTCGAAGATGGGCCCGGGGGAGAGGAACACGCGGCGCAGGTCGCCCAGGTCCTTGGTGAGCAGCCCGCCCAGGCGCGGCCCCATGGACTGGAGGAAGATCAGTTCCTTCTTCTTGAGGATGGGGATGTGCTTCAAGTCCGAGAGTTGCTTGAACTTGCCCACCTGGAACTGGGCGCGGTCGAAGCGCTTTTTCACGTCCTCGGAGTAGCGGTAGGCGTAGCTCAGGAGATCCTTGAGCTGGATCTGGTAATACTGGCGGCGTTCGGATTCGTCGAGCACCTCGCGGCGGGAATAGATGCCTTCGGTGCGGTCCTTGCGGGTCATCGGGGGGCTCCTTGTGGGTGGCGGGATTGCCTCAGACTAGCAGAAAAAGAAGGTTTCAATAATCCCTTCGCTCAACAAAATCAAGTGCTGCCGTCCGGCCGCGTGGGGCGGAAGTGCCCTGTCCTGCTTCCGGCAAATCACCCCCCGCAACCAATCGCCGACCATCCCGAAACTGAATAATTCCTAGCCACCCAAGAGATTTGACGCGCTCCGGCAAATCTCCTAAAGATGATTCTCACGGGCCATGCGCAAGGGGCACCCCCACGCCCGACACTTTACAGGTGATTCAGATGGATTGACGTTTCCTTTATGCAGTCCGCCTCTCGCTTCACAAATCCGGCACGGATCCTTCTACTTGCCTGCGTCCTCCTGGCGACCTGGACGAACGTCCATGCGCAATCGCCTCGCCGGGAACTCTTCGCTCCCCGCGTGACCGACGCCCCCGACATCACGAACCCCGACGACCCCGCATGGGCCGCTGCCGCCGCCCTCACGGTGCGAGACGCCGTCGCCGACATCCCCGTGACCCTCAAGGCCCTGCACGACGGCCAGTACGTCTACATCCAGACCATCTTCCCGGACCCGGACGAGAGCCGCCAGCACCGCACCCTGCGCTGGGATCCGGGCCGCAGGACCTATGTGGACGGCCCCGAGCGCGAGGACGCCATGGTCCTCAAATGGAGCATGGTCTCCCACGCAACAGGCCTGACCCTCCACGAGAAC
This sequence is a window from Fundidesulfovibrio magnetotacticus. Protein-coding genes within it:
- the mutM gene encoding bifunctional DNA-formamidopyrimidine glycosylase/DNA-(apurinic or apyrimidinic site) lyase; the protein is MPELPEVETIARGLAPLLAGRRVAGLDVLDRRAFPGDPEAFLKDCTGLAFTGTGRRGKLLLLELENGGCLAFHLRMTGRVFVARPDAQPHRHLRLLVPLDDGRAIHFQDMRRFGSCRAFGPGELEGWGFVRDLGPEPIGLAPEAFRQALAGRAGRIKALLLDQHVLAGVGNIYADEALFRAGIHPETPADRIAPGKLEALLAALQEVLQRAIEAGGSTIRDYRTAHGVEGSFQWSFQAYGRAGQPCPRCARAMESARVAGRTSTFCRACQPPPAT
- a CDS encoding phenylacetate--CoA ligase family protein; translation: MTRKDRTEGIYSRREVLDESERRQYYQIQLKDLLSYAYRYSEDVKKRFDRAQFQVGKFKQLSDLKHIPILKKKELIFLQSMGPRLGGLLTKDLGDLRRVFLSPGPIFDPEDREDDYWGWTEGFYATGFRSGDVVQCTFNYHLSPTGLMFEEPLKNLGCAVMPAGPGNTATQLEVMQKLRITGFVGTPSYLMHLAQKGEESGLNLRKDLFLEVAFVTGEKFSEKMRANLEKKFDLIMRQGYGTADVGCIGYECFQKNGLHIANRAFVEICHPDTGIPLKDGEVGEIVVTAFNKTYPLIRLATGDLSYIDRAPCSCGRTSPRLGNIVGRVDTTARIKGMFVYPHQVEQVIARFEEIKRWQIEVTNPGGIDEMTLMIEASNFKREDELLHMFREKIKLRPELKILAPGTLPAQIRPIEDKRKWD
- a CDS encoding ChaN family lipoprotein → MGLTPRPSLQAATPPPGRRGPARSLLAALAVACLLSAAPGCKQRPPDVDPAPEQSQAQPVQPGQFASASGEALDPAWLAAQAVCSAYVLLGESHASACDHQAQARIIELMALAGTPPVVGLEMVSLDRQIVLDRFNYGLIGVDELEAELEWDKTWGFPFAAYRPIFEVAQAMKLPLFALNAPRETARKVGRTGLKSLSIMERLGLPARLVPPPPEQLKSLQEVFEAHQPRKGASQKALWKSFVDVQSLWDTTMARRAVEARVAWRRPVAVVAGGGHVEYGWGIASRLAAFDPEGQRLLVMPWRGGETPDPAMANAFYYCPEPKRPRLGILLETREGVPRVERVEEGSRAQAAGVLPGDVLSRAGERPLKDIKDLHEAGIEAMRRGDPLRLEVLREGRAVEIVVPLPQAKTDS
- a CDS encoding methyl-accepting chemotaxis protein encodes the protein MFRRIKSINTVISIILTVLLLAGIGAMVAGVSASVYSSTFDIQTGGMRESARALLSETDEYIDSCLAVVRTLAQQEQVRELLSGNQALHGTVKDQLGASLKARPNLNSVFLIDASGKTVAGQTAQGGSMDETDLSGRPYWTEVLQGRESLGRQISKGASTGVLVFTVVVPVKDANGRVIGGAGLAVNWSRFMERYILPVKIGSQGYAYILDDKGAIIAHPDQASVLRDVSDLGFVRDTLARKNGVMRYEYKGVEKVQAFAQVERTGWIVCVNATEEDLAAPAVRLRNALILGGFTGFAALLVLILLLMRRLVIRPLQNVQAFTGRIAQGDYAATLQGSFRYELGDLARDITRMTGELKDKLSFSQGVLQGIASPFFIGDKDCKLAYANKPLLDLMDRPGDAESYRGRNLAEFLFGDPNRDTITARTLRENKVFNDVDADLVLHNGKKLHVRVDSAPLYDLDRQVSGVITSLMDVTSLKDQQERIARQNERITEAAHTSQTVSGAMTQSTEGLAAQIEQSSKGARLQSARMAETAAAMQQMNATVLEVARNASQASETSGRARGQAEAGAKVVGRVIEFIAQVKLNAHQSREDMGMLGDRAQGIGQVLDVISDIADQTNLLALNAAIEAARAGEAGRGFAVVADEVRKLAEKTMTATRDVGEAIRSIQEGARKNRDNVELAVNASEQATALAGQSGEALAEIVRLVELAADQVRSIATASEEQSAASEEIHRSVEEVNRISEETAASMDEAAQSVRDLAGQARSLLEMIASMQGGEPDARKALAAGTPRSLGR
- a CDS encoding phosphatidylglycerophosphatase A family protein, giving the protein MSLIDRIATCFASLGPLGRLPASGTWGSAAAALTAPVFFMPAPWAVRLLVLALVFVGGGLACDIVERNTGIKDPGLCIIDEVLGQWITYLPFAALTPWQLFWGFLLFRVFDILKPAPVRASECWMPGGYGVMLDDALAGVYAAMALGLLLALGL
- a CDS encoding tetratricopeptide repeat protein, with amino-acid sequence MRLKYIIYLIVVLAAMPLCVGISAVRAEPAKKEQKSDKSAKAPASKSQDKKADAKAAGKKADAKTAPPAKGQDAKSGKTADVKGKQEAKSGSSKSSKSKKESRRHKKNPAFVQSNAEAERKADEALRKTPPPAAPSAGTPAPAKEPGGGVAQELYEKGMELGRQNNYGQALSQFDQAIKLDSKNPSFFAGRGHANFMLNNLDKALDDYNKCLALNGQDALTVVMRGHTYYKLANFTRAIQDYDKAIQMGYTDAEVYKGRGSAYLKLNQPDKMCADFKAACEKGDCEMMENARKSGVCE